The Sporocytophaga myxococcoides DSM 11118 genome segment TGTACAAAATCTTTCCAATTGATTAGATAAGAAGTTTTCAACTTGCCTGTATACTCCTGGCTTAAATTTTTTATCTATTTCATCCTCAATAACTACAGTATTTACCTGCACAGAATCTATATCCTGAATCTGTAAACTTTCCATTGGCTTAAAATATAGACGATGCTTATTAGTCAATACCTCTACTACCCATCTACCAGGGGCCGTCCAGTTAGCTTGATAAGAAAATAACGCTCCCCTTTTACTTATCCCTGCACCTGAAAATACTGCCTTATCGTGCCACTCTAAACTTCCGCCAGAATAAGCTGACATCTCTTTAGGCTTACCCCCAAGAAAAAATGCCAGATCTATTACATGTGTGGAATTAGCTAAAAGCCAGTTTTCTTTTACTCCTGGGGCTTTCTCGATATTCTTTATTTTATTACTCCACTCTGTAAATTCAAAATTAAAAGAAGTAACTCCGCCGTCTTCCTTTATTATATCAATTGCCTTTTCAACCGATGAATAGAACCTCCTGTTGTAGGCTATTAAAACCTTCGCAGCCTTCTCCTTTGCTTTTATCGCAACCTTCTGTATTTCTTCAGAATTTAATCCGGCAGGCTTTTCAACAAGTATGTTCTTTATCCCTGTTTCCAATAAAGCAAAAGTAGCATCTGCCAGTTTCTCAACCCCAACGGAAACAATGGCGAACTCAAAGTTTTGCTTATTGTTACTTAAGAATTTTTCAAGACCCCCGACATGGGCTTTTTTCTTAGTTGCCTCTTCAAACTTCTTCGAAGATTCCTCTCCCCGACCAATGACTTCAAAAGAACAACCCAAATGCATTAATACCTTTGCATATTCCACTGCCATGGGTCCGGCACCAACCAATAATATATCTTTATTTATGTAATGAGACATTCCGTCGTTTTTTTACCTTGAGTTCTTTCTATAAATGATAAAATATTATTCAGAAAAGAATGATGCAGATAGGCTGACTCCTCGTATGTAGTGAGCCCGCAAGTATCTGTAGCAACCAACTCTTCCACCACAAGATTTGTCAATTTACTTTGAAACCTTATTGCAAACTTCTTTTGCTCCCATGCCCAACCATTAGAAACTGAAGAGTAAAAGTAAGTACCAGAACCCTCTTCTATAATGATCCTGAAGTTTTCATTGAATATTGAAATAATCAGAGGACTATTCCCTGATGGGTAAGAAGTAATAAGAAACTTACTTCCATTGTTTGTCCCGGTAATTGTTCCGGAAAATTCAACATAGCCAGACCTTTTGCTTGGTATCACTTCTTCATCAATCCAATCATTATTTAACGTTAATTCCTTAGTTTCAGTAAAAAAGCAAAACAGATCAAGCAAATGTATTCCATTACAACCCAGGCCCCAATTAGATCCTGCTACATTAAAAATCAAATCCTTTTGATCCTTCAATAAATCTTTAATTTCAATATAATCTGGATATAACCTTCTCGGACAGTTTACAAATGCTTTTATCTGCCTCTCATTTATAAGGTTTTGAATCACCTCATAATCTCTGATATCCGAAAACAAGAATTTTTCCAATAGCAGATATTTAACTCTTCGGCCCTGGACCAGCTCTTCAATTGCCCTTCTTCTTACTTTTGAACTGGTAGCAACAATAGCTACATGAATATCATTAACAACCTTGTCAAAATTACTTAGAAATTCAATTGTGATATTCTTCTTATCCTTTGCTACTTCATAATACCGGTCTTTAGCAATCCGCAATGATTCTTCTGAAGGATCAAGAACCTGAATCCTTATATTTTCATCTTTAAGCAATGCCAGACCTTGCAAATGTCTGCTACCTATTTGCCCGGCACCAACTAATACTATATTCATAATGAAGTATATTTTTCACTAAAAAACCGCAAATTCTTAATCACTTGGTGTGTATATCCACTGATTTTATTGGCCTTAAATAATAGGGTCAACTAACAAAGATATAAAATGTCTCATAACTTACGACATATTAAGGGCATGTTATCTGGAGAATTGTTTTTTTAATGTTTTAACTCTATTATTGTTACAAAACACAGATATCCAATAAGTTATAGGATTTTATAAAAAATAAAGCTCTTCCTCATTATCTTTAAATAGAAAATAAAAGGACATCTTAAATTTTTTAGTGGCATCATCCTTCTGAAGAAATTTATTTGAAGTATCGTTTGTGAAAATCGTTTCTAACCCAACTTCTAATTCGCTAATTTTTGTTATTAAAAGTTTTTCTTAAACATTGCTATCGGTCTAATTGGCACCAAAAGCTCCGAACTTAAAGCTGCCTGCATCATTATGCTACTATAGCTTTGTGCCATAGTTCTTACTGTTTTTATTATTCACCTTCTATTGATCCAATGATTACCACAATCCAGATAATGGCCCCAATTACTATTAAAGCAACTTGCCTTCCATTGAACGAATCCTGCTCCTTAACCTGAAACTCATTCGAGTTTTGCTTTGCAAAATTAAATGCGGTAAAAGCAGGTATTAAGAATACAAAGCTTAAAATCGAAATCCACCAGAATGGATCCGGTAAACCTGAAAGTAAATTGAGCACTATAAAGCCAGTTGCAAGACCTGCTGAAGAATAATTTTCGCTGTATCCCTTTTCTTTAGCGAAGGAAAGTATTTTTCCCAATAAAGAATTAATAAAAAAAATACTAAAAATAGCTCTTGCTACTGGATTTATATCGGATTTATCCTTCTGCTGATAAAAACGCCAGGCTTTATACATCCACCAAATCTCATAAGCTCCCAAGCTTATAAATGACAAAAATAAGAACCTCCAAAGACTAATTATCTTTTGTTCTTCAATGTTGTTATCAATTATGGTCCCATCTTGATTTAAAATAGTCGTTGGATATTCCATTATTCTGGGTTAATTTTTTTTGTTTATACCGTTTAGTCGTTTTACGAAGCTTGAAAATCAAGATTATGGTCTATTTAACCTTTGTTCATATTAATACTGTGGAATCCGAAAGTTAAATAGCTCCATATTTTTATATTGCTAACCGCCATGAGACAAGCGGCTTCTAATTTTTAGAATATTACATTAAGCCAAAAATTCGATATAAGGAATTTATTATTCCGGTATGTATATACATCCTTTAGCTTTTTCCATTTGGCGTTTTCCAAAATTACTAATCCCATCGCATCATATAGCCTTTCTTCACTATTTATAGCGACAGGCATGTACAAATCATCATCATCATTATCACTAAAGCTAACCCAAATATCTAATCTAATTGACTCTTTATCCTTGGGTTTAAGTTTCTTAGAAATTGGGGTTACGAAGAAAGCATTCTTTGAATTAGGATCTTCTTTAATGCTTGCGTGGTTTCCCGCTTCTTTTAAAGAATATTGAATTTTACCTAAAGCTGAATCTTCCTCTAAAGCCCAGATCTTTACAAAAATTCCATTAGAACTATCTGCTCTCATAGTCGAAATAGAGTATCGTGAAGAAGGCCACCTCTGTATATTAAGAATTATTTTATTCTTAATCTTAATAGAATCCTGGGAATATGCAAGATGAGAAAGGGAAGCTAAAATAATAAGATAATGTTTTCATTCAAAATATATACTTGGAATTTTAAACCTGTGTTTGACTAGCCGGAGATATAATACATATACTTAAGTATCAATCATAATTTGATAGGTAAAGGGTTGCCGTTTACATGTAGTTTTAAAAAATGATTCACTGTAACTGCTTTTTACTTCTGCTTAAATAAGTCTTCCAAAAACTCATTTCTGACCATGATTTCGTTTTACAGACCATCCGTTCAATGCTTGCCCACTCGCTAAAGTAAACCATCCCTTGTAAATAAATATAAACAAAAAGAGCGGTGTTTAAAGTACAGCACTTAGAAATTTTCACATCATCATACAATAGTTGTCCCCTAATGTTTTAATGAGTAATTACTTGAAAATAAATTCCCAAGAGTCAACCCTATCTATATACCATTGATTTTTAATTTTTCACTTGGTAGACCAGTTTCGGAAAGAAATAAGGTTTCCAGGTTACAATTAGACTAAGTATCTGTAGATGATTACATAATAATCACATTCTATACGCAGGTAAAAAACACCCACTTGTCATGAAAAAAATTTTATTGTTTTTAGTATGTTCATTAACACTATTCTATCAAACTTTTGCTCAGGTTCAGATTCCTAATGGGGGATTCGAAAGCTGGGGCAATCACATACGGACTCTAACCCCTACTCATTATCTTTGCACCAACGATTTTTATGCCCAGTTCGATTTCATTGCAGGTGTAAGGCGTACAGAAGGAGTGACCAGATTCACACCATCAAATTCGGGAGATAATGCAGTAAAAATAGCCAACGTGGTCGGCAGACTGGCGGAAGACAATTCTGTTCTGGATACATTGCCCTCTTTTCTAGTGAGTTCAAGCAATCCATCTCTGGAAGGGCAAGATTCGGGTTTTCCGTGCAACCAGCGGCCAACCACCTTAAATGGCTACTTTCAGTTTAATCAGGGATCCGAATCTAACTTAAATAAAGATACAGCTGTCATCGCTGTTGCTTTTACAAAATGGAACGCCACAAAGCAGGCTCCGGATACAATTGGCACTGGTTTCTTGAAAATTCACCAGACACAGTCTGGCTATTCATTTTTTTCCGTACCTGTTAATTATTTATCTGAAACTACTCCTGATTCTGCAGCGATATTTATTACT includes the following:
- a CDS encoding T9SS type A sorting domain-containing protein, yielding MKKILLFLVCSLTLFYQTFAQVQIPNGGFESWGNHIRTLTPTHYLCTNDFYAQFDFIAGVRRTEGVTRFTPSNSGDNAVKIANVVGRLAEDNSVLDTLPSFLVSSSNPSLEGQDSGFPCNQRPTTLNGYFQFNQGSESNLNKDTAVIAVAFTKWNATKQAPDTIGTGFLKIHQTQSGYSFFSVPVNYLSETTPDSAAIFITSAINSIIASPSTYLVVDDLSFGGLTTGVKSTDYINGLVPVLYPNPAIADVTINNIVPNASAIDIMDMTGKVIQTMPINGETATFNLGGLKAGMYLYRMVDLSHNVLYTDRFAKTE
- a CDS encoding Gfo/Idh/MocA family oxidoreductase → MNIVLVGAGQIGSRHLQGLALLKDENIRIQVLDPSEESLRIAKDRYYEVAKDKKNITIEFLSNFDKVVNDIHVAIVATSSKVRRRAIEELVQGRRVKYLLLEKFLFSDIRDYEVIQNLINERQIKAFVNCPRRLYPDYIEIKDLLKDQKDLIFNVAGSNWGLGCNGIHLLDLFCFFTETKELTLNNDWIDEEVIPSKRSGYVEFSGTITGTNNGSKFLITSYPSGNSPLIISIFNENFRIIIEEGSGTYFYSSVSNGWAWEQKKFAIRFQSKLTNLVVEELVATDTCGLTTYEESAYLHHSFLNNILSFIERTQGKKTTECLIT
- a CDS encoding Gfo/Idh/MocA family oxidoreductase, whose amino-acid sequence is MSHYINKDILLVGAGPMAVEYAKVLMHLGCSFEVIGRGEESSKKFEEATKKKAHVGGLEKFLSNNKQNFEFAIVSVGVEKLADATFALLETGIKNILVEKPAGLNSEEIQKVAIKAKEKAAKVLIAYNRRFYSSVEKAIDIIKEDGGVTSFNFEFTEWSNKIKNIEKAPGVKENWLLANSTHVIDLAFFLGGKPKEMSAYSGGSLEWHDKAVFSGAGISKRGALFSYQANWTAPGRWVVEVLTNKHRLYFKPMESLQIQDIDSVQVNTVVIEDEIDKKFKPGVYRQVENFLSNQLERFCTIEEQVENVKWYEKIAGI